One window of the Leptotrichia massiliensis genome contains the following:
- the mnmA gene encoding tRNA 2-thiouridine(34) synthase MnmA, translating to MNKKLDEKKVAVGMSGGIDSSVAALLLKQQGYEVIGVTLKHLPDELSENPGKTCCSLDDINDARYTCYTLGIPHYVLNVVEGFKKDVMDYFIKMYNAGKTPSPCVICDEKVKIKKLVEFADKMGIKYISTGHYSKVSENNMLLWDKNNRKDQTYMLYRLDKNVVERFLFPLAEYEKSEVREIARQNGIHTHNKPDSQGICFAPNGYIPFLKKVLGNDVKKGNFVDKNGKIIGEHIGYQFYTVGQRRGLGLNLGKPFFVLELRPETNEVVVGDFEELLIKEIEVINCKFHYDLEEMIGKKLTARPRFSSKGLAGELKLLKSEESNENRIIFEFDEKTHENSEGQHIVFYLDNEIVGGGEIKIFDKALKI from the coding sequence ATGAACAAAAAATTAGATGAAAAAAAAGTAGCAGTTGGAATGAGTGGCGGCATAGACAGTTCTGTCGCTGCTCTTTTGTTGAAACAGCAAGGCTATGAAGTTATAGGAGTTACATTAAAGCATTTGCCTGATGAGCTTTCAGAAAATCCTGGAAAAACGTGCTGTTCCCTTGATGATATAAATGATGCCAGATACACTTGCTACACATTAGGAATCCCCCATTATGTCCTAAATGTCGTGGAAGGATTTAAAAAGGATGTAATGGATTATTTTATAAAAATGTACAATGCTGGAAAAACTCCTTCACCTTGTGTAATTTGCGATGAAAAGGTAAAAATAAAAAAACTCGTAGAATTTGCTGATAAAATGGGAATAAAATACATTTCGACAGGGCATTATTCAAAAGTTAGCGAGAATAATATGCTTTTATGGGACAAAAATAACAGAAAAGATCAGACTTATATGCTTTATCGGCTGGATAAGAATGTTGTGGAAAGATTTTTGTTTCCCCTTGCAGAATACGAAAAATCAGAAGTTCGTGAAATTGCAAGACAAAATGGTATTCATACCCATAATAAGCCTGACAGCCAAGGAATCTGCTTTGCTCCCAACGGATATATTCCATTTTTGAAAAAAGTGCTTGGAAATGATGTAAAAAAGGGGAATTTTGTGGATAAAAATGGTAAAATTATTGGAGAGCATATAGGTTATCAGTTTTATACAGTTGGGCAGCGGCGTGGACTGGGGCTTAATTTAGGAAAGCCGTTTTTTGTGCTTGAGCTTCGACCTGAAACGAATGAAGTGGTTGTGGGGGATTTTGAGGAATTGCTAATAAAGGAAATAGAAGTGATAAATTGTAAATTTCATTATGATTTAGAAGAAATGATTGGAAAAAAATTAACTGCACGTCCGAGATTTTCTTCAAAAGGGCTGGCTGGAGAATTGAAACTTTTAAAAAGTGAAGAAAGCAATGAAAATAGGATAATTTTTGAATTTGATGAAAAGACTCACGAAAATTCAGAAGGGCAGCACATTGTATTTTATTTAGATAATGAAATTGTTGGTGGCGGCGAAATAAAAATATTTGACAAAGCCCTAAAAATATGA
- a CDS encoding glycosyltransferase family 2 protein: MKFTIFTPTFNRKELLEKLYKSLQKQTYKDFEWLIVDDGSADGTKEKVEEFLSEKKLDIKYYFKENGGKQRAYNFATDKANGELFICLDSDDEYVENGLETILKYWKKYEKNNNIAGMGYLSTYPDGEVIGSSFPEEEMVSTQFDIYNKYGVKGDKGLMFRTEIIKKYKFPVFDDEKFITEAVVYNRICEKYKMVYVNEKIEIKEYQEDGLTAKYNNLLLRNPKGQALYHNEINSQNLSFKQKILNNAVYYKFCRAAGYKFGKIFKENKNKLFLIFALGIGEYMWQKEKNKK; this comes from the coding sequence ATGAAATTTACGATTTTCACACCAACTTTTAATCGAAAGGAACTACTTGAAAAATTGTATAAATCACTTCAAAAGCAAACCTACAAGGATTTTGAGTGGCTTATTGTAGATGATGGCTCTGCTGATGGAACTAAAGAGAAGGTAGAAGAATTTTTGAGTGAAAAAAAGCTGGATATAAAGTATTATTTTAAGGAAAACGGAGGTAAACAGCGGGCGTATAATTTTGCAACTGATAAAGCAAATGGAGAGCTTTTTATATGCCTTGATTCTGATGATGAATATGTTGAAAATGGTCTTGAAACTATTTTGAAATATTGGAAAAAATATGAAAAAAATAATAATATTGCGGGAATGGGGTATTTGTCAACTTATCCAGATGGAGAAGTTATAGGCTCTAGTTTTCCAGAAGAAGAGATGGTTTCAACACAGTTTGATATTTACAATAAATACGGAGTTAAGGGCGATAAAGGGCTTATGTTTCGGACTGAAATTATAAAAAAATATAAATTTCCAGTTTTTGACGATGAAAAATTTATTACAGAAGCTGTTGTCTACAATAGAATTTGTGAAAAGTATAAAATGGTTTATGTGAATGAAAAAATTGAGATAAAGGAATATCAGGAAGATGGATTGACAGCAAAATACAATAATTTATTGCTACGAAATCCGAAAGGACAGGCACTTTATCATAACGAAATCAATTCTCAGAATTTATCTTTTAAGCAGAAAATTCTAAATAATGCTGTTTATTACAAATTTTGCAGGGCAGCAGGATATAAATTTGGAAAAATATTTAAAGAAAATAAAAATAAATTGTTTTTAATTTTTGCTTTAGGAATTGGGGAATATATGTGGCAAAAAGAGAAAAATAAAAAATAA
- a CDS encoding oligosaccharide flippase family protein produces the protein MDNKNLLKGTMVYSLMNLVTKMGSFIFLPIITRLLTQEEFGIVGTLAPITSLFTVILGLGLYNAQMKKYVDLKESEDEFGSYMFSSTLIIVVFNILTYIFLFTPVAQKLFSYIVDLSKVNYYPLIIVSVLIATTNAFNNLSTTLFRMKRMYMKVAIGSVVSLFTTYILAIYFIKYLKWGVFGNQFANLIALIIVFLFYFKDYFGKFRFKLNFDYVKYSLRNGLPLIFIELTDQVVNLSDRLVLAKFVSLAVVGGYTLAFTGGRVLSVVTGSFVNSWTPEFYEAMKEDRTNPKITRSVENFIAIISFACVIAQLFAPEGIKLIFPKSYYQAINYMPLILAGIVVQALFCLDYFFHFHEDSIYIFYFTMFAMIFNLVGNIIFIPKFPEIGPIIAAWTTLLAFLFRAIMEMMIIRKKYKISFNYKKLFLYFIIIVNPVIFYLSNDQLSWMKFGLKIVYLAIVTKLLVNSEVYAKIANLVNGIKGKIIKR, from the coding sequence ATGGATAATAAGAATTTATTGAAGGGAACGATGGTTTATTCTCTTATGAATTTGGTTACAAAGATGGGGTCGTTTATATTTTTGCCGATAATAACGAGGTTATTGACACAGGAAGAATTTGGGATTGTGGGAACATTGGCTCCGATTACTTCATTATTTACTGTAATTCTAGGGCTGGGGCTTTATAATGCTCAGATGAAGAAATATGTAGATTTGAAGGAAAGTGAAGATGAATTTGGAAGTTATATGTTTTCTTCAACTTTGATTATAGTAGTTTTTAATATACTTACTTATATTTTTTTATTTACACCTGTAGCCCAAAAACTATTTTCATATATAGTTGATTTAAGCAAGGTAAATTACTATCCTTTGATAATTGTCAGCGTCTTAATTGCCACAACGAACGCTTTTAACAATCTTTCGACAACTTTGTTTAGAATGAAGAGAATGTATATGAAGGTTGCGATAGGGAGTGTTGTAAGCCTTTTTACAACTTATATTCTGGCAATTTACTTTATAAAATACTTAAAATGGGGAGTTTTTGGAAACCAGTTTGCAAATTTAATTGCGCTGATTATAGTATTTCTGTTCTATTTTAAGGATTATTTTGGAAAATTTAGATTTAAGTTGAACTTTGATTATGTGAAATATTCGCTAAGAAATGGATTGCCACTAATCTTTATTGAACTTACGGATCAGGTTGTGAATTTGAGTGATAGGCTTGTTTTGGCAAAATTTGTTTCTCTTGCGGTAGTTGGGGGATATACACTTGCATTTACTGGAGGAAGGGTTTTGTCGGTTGTTACAGGTTCTTTTGTAAACAGCTGGACGCCAGAGTTTTATGAGGCGATGAAGGAGGATAGGACAAATCCAAAAATAACACGAAGTGTGGAAAACTTTATTGCAATTATTTCCTTTGCCTGTGTAATTGCACAGTTGTTTGCTCCAGAAGGGATAAAATTGATATTTCCAAAAAGTTATTATCAGGCGATAAATTATATGCCTTTAATTCTAGCTGGAATTGTCGTTCAGGCACTATTTTGCCTTGATTATTTTTTTCATTTTCACGAAGATAGCATATACATTTTTTATTTTACAATGTTTGCAATGATATTTAATTTAGTTGGAAATATAATTTTTATACCGAAATTTCCAGAAATTGGGCCTATTATTGCGGCGTGGACAACATTACTTGCTTTTTTATTTAGAGCAATAATGGAAATGATGATTATAAGAAAAAAATACAAGATTTCGTTTAATTATAAAAAATTATTTTTATATTTCATAATTATTGTAAATCCTGTGATATTCTATTTGTCAAATGATCAGCTTTCATGGATGAAATTTGGCTTGAAAATAGTTTATTTGGCGATAGTGACAAAATTGCTTGTAAATAGTGAAGTTTACGCTAAAATTGCAAATCTTGTAAATGGAATAAAAGGAAAAATTATAAAACGTTAA
- a CDS encoding KpsF/GutQ family sugar-phosphate isomerase yields MEIDILKEAKNVFDIEIAELEKLKSKLGDDFQKLVRMILELKNNNKVVVTGIGKSGIIGKKITATLASTGTTSVFINSAEALHGDLGMISDGDVVIAISNSGNSDEVLSILAPIKKIGGKIVAFTGNPNSTLGKYAELTINVGVEKEACPLGQAPMSSTTATLVTGDALAVCLMKLKNFTENDFARYHPGGSLGKRLLLHVSDLMHIGEELPVVKEDEKIENVLMLLTKKKLGAVCISDTGLENGKLLGIITEGDIRRALEHKEKFFDYVASDIMISTPVTIEKDAMALDALHLMENRKSQINVLPVVESGNVVGLIRVHDLIGLR; encoded by the coding sequence ATGGAAATAGATATTTTAAAGGAAGCTAAAAATGTATTTGATATTGAAATTGCAGAACTGGAAAAATTAAAAAGCAAGCTAGGAGATGATTTTCAAAAATTAGTCCGAATGATTTTAGAATTGAAAAACAACAATAAAGTTGTTGTAACAGGGATTGGAAAGTCAGGAATAATTGGTAAAAAAATTACAGCGACACTTGCCTCAACTGGTACAACATCGGTATTTATAAATTCAGCAGAAGCACTTCATGGTGATTTGGGAATGATCAGTGATGGAGATGTAGTAATTGCCATTTCAAACAGTGGAAATTCTGACGAAGTATTAAGCATTTTAGCACCAATAAAAAAAATTGGAGGAAAAATTGTTGCATTTACTGGAAATCCTAATTCTACATTGGGAAAATATGCGGAACTTACGATAAATGTGGGAGTAGAAAAGGAAGCGTGTCCGCTGGGGCAAGCTCCGATGAGTTCGACTACAGCGACACTTGTAACTGGGGACGCTCTAGCCGTATGCCTTATGAAATTAAAGAATTTTACAGAAAACGACTTTGCCAGATACCACCCGGGAGGAAGCCTTGGAAAACGGCTATTATTACACGTTTCAGATTTAATGCACATTGGAGAAGAATTGCCAGTTGTAAAAGAAGATGAGAAAATTGAGAATGTATTAATGCTTCTTACAAAGAAAAAATTAGGAGCTGTGTGTATTTCGGACACAGGACTTGAAAATGGCAAACTGCTTGGAATTATAACAGAAGGAGATATTCGGCGTGCATTGGAGCATAAGGAGAAATTTTTTGATTATGTGGCTTCTGATATTATGATTTCTACACCCGTAACGATTGAAAAGGATGCGATGGCTCTTGATGCGCTTCATCTGATGGAAAATAGAAAAAGCCAGATTAATGTATTACCAGTCGTAGAAAGTGGAAATGTTGTAGGCTTGATACGGGTACACGATTTAATAGGATTAAGATAG
- the hisS gene encoding histidine--tRNA ligase — protein sequence MINVLKGMKDRYSDDVKKYDLIVDTAKNVFEKYGFERIITPILEETELFRRGVGDETDVVSKEMYEFVDKGNRNVTMRPEGTAGVVRAYLEAGFHKSSPIVKWFYHGPMYRYEAPQKGRFREFHQMGIEMFGVRSAYLDAEIIRMGCEFLEKLGITGLTVEINSLGNIDSRKKYIDDLKAFMEKRLDKLSDDSKRRYATNPLRALDSKDKGDQEQFINAPKLYDYLDEESKNYFEDAKKYLELMNINYIVNDKLVRGLDYYSDTVFEIKSDKLGSQATVLAGGRYDRLLEILGNAKVPGIGFAAGMERIAMLMDENLIAKKENKIYVIYFDETKEYFVKIVEELRKNGIKVNFDYNPKSFGAQMKKANKENSEFVIILGEDEQNENVVTMKKFSTGEQEKYSFEQVLKHFERKSLEK from the coding sequence ATGATTAATGTTTTAAAGGGAATGAAAGATAGATATTCTGACGATGTAAAAAAATATGACTTAATTGTTGATACAGCAAAAAATGTATTTGAAAAATATGGATTTGAACGAATTATAACGCCTATTCTGGAAGAAACTGAGCTTTTTAGACGTGGTGTTGGGGATGAAACAGATGTTGTTTCAAAGGAAATGTACGAATTTGTAGATAAAGGTAATAGAAATGTTACGATGCGTCCAGAAGGTACTGCTGGAGTCGTGCGTGCCTATTTGGAAGCTGGTTTCCACAAATCCTCTCCGATTGTAAAATGGTTTTATCATGGTCCAATGTACCGTTACGAAGCCCCACAAAAAGGAAGATTTAGGGAATTTCACCAAATGGGTATAGAAATGTTCGGAGTCCGTTCTGCTTATCTTGATGCAGAAATTATTCGAATGGGATGTGAATTTCTTGAAAAACTTGGAATTACTGGACTGACTGTGGAAATAAACAGTCTTGGAAATATTGATTCAAGAAAAAAATACATTGATGATTTAAAAGCATTTATGGAAAAAAGACTGGATAAACTTAGTGACGACTCAAAACGAAGATATGCAACAAATCCACTAAGAGCATTAGATTCAAAGGATAAGGGTGATCAGGAACAATTTATCAACGCTCCAAAATTATACGACTATCTTGACGAAGAAAGCAAAAATTATTTTGAAGATGCAAAAAAATATCTTGAATTAATGAATATTAATTATATAGTGAATGACAAGCTGGTGCGTGGACTTGACTATTACTCAGATACAGTCTTTGAAATAAAATCTGACAAATTAGGCTCACAGGCAACTGTGCTGGCTGGAGGACGTTACGACAGACTCCTTGAGATACTTGGAAATGCAAAAGTGCCAGGAATAGGTTTTGCCGCTGGAATGGAAAGAATTGCAATGCTTATGGATGAAAATTTGATTGCAAAAAAAGAAAACAAAATTTACGTTATTTATTTTGATGAAACAAAAGAATATTTTGTAAAAATAGTAGAAGAACTACGAAAAAATGGAATAAAAGTCAACTTTGACTACAATCCAAAAAGTTTTGGAGCCCAAATGAAAAAAGCGAATAAAGAAAATTCAGAATTTGTAATAATTTTAGGTGAAGATGAACAAAATGAAAATGTAGTTACTATGAAGAAATTTAGTACTGGAGAACAGGAAAAATACAGTTTTGAGCAAGTTTTGAAACATTTTGAAAGAAAAAGTCTTGAAAAATAG
- a CDS encoding DUF554 domain-containing protein, protein MGNFINFLAIILGSLIGFFVGHKFKNEMKDLIMECAGLFIIVAGLKSTINSNRDIIVLIYLIIGSIIGQIIDIDLKLKNLGLFLEKKLNFAIKNPETNDSEKSFAKGFSTATILFCTGAMAIVGAINSGLTGDDTTLKIKAILDGVISIVITSLYGIGVMFSAVSVFIYQGFFYLFANYLKPYLTEKTISDINFLGGIMVMAIGVNLLLKKEIKIANMLPALFIPIILEIFI, encoded by the coding sequence ATGGGAAATTTTATAAATTTTTTAGCTATTATTTTGGGTAGTTTGATAGGATTTTTCGTAGGCCATAAATTTAAAAATGAAATGAAAGATCTTATAATGGAGTGTGCTGGACTATTTATAATAGTTGCTGGTTTGAAAAGCACGATAAATTCAAATCGAGATATTATTGTTTTAATTTATCTGATTATCGGTTCGATAATTGGACAAATCATAGATATTGATTTAAAATTAAAAAATTTGGGATTATTTTTGGAAAAAAAACTTAATTTTGCTATCAAAAATCCAGAAACTAATGATTCTGAAAAAAGTTTTGCAAAAGGCTTTTCAACTGCTACAATTTTATTTTGTACAGGAGCAATGGCAATTGTAGGAGCAATAAACAGCGGACTTACAGGTGACGATACAACGTTAAAGATAAAAGCAATTTTAGATGGAGTAATTTCCATCGTTATAACATCTCTATATGGAATAGGCGTTATGTTTTCAGCTGTTTCAGTTTTTATTTACCAAGGATTTTTCTATCTTTTTGCTAATTATCTAAAACCATATTTAACTGAAAAAACAATTTCAGATATAAATTTTCTTGGTGGAATAATGGTTATGGCAATCGGAGTAAATTTATTATTAAAAAAAGAAATAAAAATTGCAAATATGTTACCGGCATTATTTATACCAATTATTTTAGAGATTTTTATATAA
- the aspS gene encoding aspartate--tRNA ligase — translation MYRNYKLNELRMENVGEEVILSGWVSKVRDLGHFTFIDLRDRYGITQILVNEEVSGKELFEEARKLKNEWVIKVAGKVTERSSKNKNIPTGDIEVEAKNIEILSRSKQLPFEIDETGNLNENMRLTYRYLDIRRTKMLNNIIKRNDMLFSIRKFMNDNGFLDIDTPILAKATPEGARDFVVPSRINKGDFYALPQSPQLFKQILMVSGVDKYYQLAKCFRDEDLRADRQPEFTQLDLEMSFIEQEDILNVTEALAKQVFKDVTGIEITENFERMSYDDAMNFYGSDKPDLRFDMKLIDLSKETQNCGFGVFENAVKDGGNVKAIVAPNAEKFSRKYIKDLEDFVKIYFKAKGLAYIKINENGEINSPIAKFFTEEKLTEITQKLGIKNNEIALILADKYKIVHDGLGALRLKLGEELELINKDSFKFLWVIDFPMFEWSEEENRYKAQHHPFTSIKQEDRKYLDSNELDKIKTDSYDMVLNGYEIGGGSIRIHEEELQEKVFEKLGLSKEEQQEKFGFFLEVLKYGVPPHGGLAFGIDRWLMAMLKENSIKEVIPFPKTNKGQDLMTGAPAEIEENVLADDLRLKLLENEKED, via the coding sequence ATGTACAGAAATTATAAATTAAATGAATTAAGAATGGAAAACGTCGGAGAAGAAGTTATTTTATCTGGATGGGTTTCAAAAGTTAGGGATCTGGGGCATTTCACATTCATTGACTTGCGAGATAGATATGGAATTACTCAAATTTTAGTGAATGAAGAAGTTTCAGGAAAAGAGCTTTTTGAGGAAGCTAGAAAATTAAAAAATGAGTGGGTTATAAAAGTTGCTGGAAAAGTAACTGAAAGAAGCAGCAAAAATAAAAATATTCCTACTGGAGATATTGAAGTTGAAGCAAAAAACATTGAGATTTTGAGCCGCTCTAAGCAATTACCGTTTGAAATTGATGAAACAGGAAATCTTAATGAAAATATGCGTCTAACTTACAGATACCTCGATATAAGACGTACAAAAATGTTAAATAACATTATAAAAAGAAACGATATGCTGTTTTCAATTAGAAAATTTATGAATGATAACGGATTTTTAGACATTGACACTCCTATTCTAGCAAAAGCTACTCCCGAAGGAGCGAGAGATTTTGTTGTTCCAAGCCGAATAAACAAAGGTGACTTTTACGCTTTGCCACAATCTCCACAATTATTTAAGCAAATCCTTATGGTATCAGGTGTTGATAAATATTACCAGCTTGCAAAATGTTTTAGAGATGAGGATTTAAGAGCAGACAGACAGCCTGAATTTACACAATTAGATTTAGAAATGTCGTTTATTGAACAGGAAGATATTTTGAATGTAACAGAAGCACTTGCAAAACAAGTATTTAAAGATGTTACAGGCATTGAAATTACCGAAAATTTTGAAAGAATGAGTTATGATGATGCAATGAATTTTTATGGTTCAGATAAGCCTGATTTAAGATTTGACATGAAATTGATTGATTTATCCAAAGAAACACAAAATTGTGGATTTGGAGTATTTGAAAATGCAGTAAAAGATGGTGGAAATGTAAAAGCGATTGTTGCTCCAAATGCTGAAAAATTTTCAAGAAAATACATCAAAGATTTAGAAGACTTTGTAAAAATATATTTTAAAGCAAAAGGACTGGCTTATATCAAAATCAATGAAAATGGTGAAATTAATTCTCCAATTGCCAAATTTTTTACTGAAGAAAAATTAACTGAAATTACTCAAAAATTAGGAATTAAAAATAACGAAATTGCTTTAATATTAGCTGATAAATATAAAATTGTTCATGATGGGCTGGGAGCATTAAGGCTAAAACTTGGAGAAGAACTGGAATTAATTAACAAAGATTCTTTCAAATTCCTATGGGTAATTGACTTCCCAATGTTCGAATGGAGCGAAGAGGAAAATAGATATAAGGCTCAACATCATCCATTTACTTCAATAAAACAGGAAGATAGAAAATATCTTGATTCAAATGAACTTGATAAAATAAAGACAGATTCCTACGATATGGTTCTAAACGGTTATGAAATCGGTGGTGGAAGTATTAGAATTCACGAAGAGGAATTACAGGAAAAAGTATTTGAAAAATTAGGGCTTAGCAAAGAAGAACAGCAGGAAAAATTTGGCTTCTTTCTGGAAGTACTAAAATACGGTGTACCGCCACACGGAGGACTTGCCTTCGGAATCGACAGATGGCTTATGGCAATGCTAAAAGAAAATTCAATAAAAGAAGTAATCCCATTCCCTAAAACAAATAAAGGACAGGATTTAATGACTGGAGCTCCTGCTGAAATTGAAGAAAATGTACTTGCAGATGATTTAAGATTGAAATTATTAGAAAATGAAAAAGAAGATTAA
- a CDS encoding zinc ribbon domain-containing protein: MIIIFGTKNKIKNLGVVGSYECSRCHNVSDLQFISTQQWFTLFWIPVFPISKKQEFMQCPICHQAYEIPK, encoded by the coding sequence ATGATTATAATATTTGGAACAAAAAATAAAATAAAAAATCTAGGTGTGGTAGGAAGTTATGAATGTTCTCGATGCCACAATGTATCAGATTTACAATTCATAAGCACACAACAATGGTTTACGCTTTTTTGGATACCTGTGTTCCCAATAAGCAAGAAGCAGGAATTTATGCAATGTCCAATTTGTCACCAAGCCTATGAAATTCCTAAATAA
- a CDS encoding MarR family transcriptional regulator, producing MKKSMFVLFIMSMVAFAGGTEIKKVHTKTAKLEKDSYCNIPKVYSDFKKINEKDYRVDVDFEKCVFDGETYENVKVGVLIQNVEKTEKYLKKYKYMHLKAGKNLVYNSNDNSYYYNGSWAFNNDKAYPTVFDGK from the coding sequence ATGAAAAAAAGTATGTTTGTATTGTTTATTATGTCTATGGTGGCTTTTGCAGGAGGTACAGAAATAAAAAAAGTACATACTAAAACTGCAAAATTAGAAAAAGATTCATATTGTAATATTCCGAAAGTGTATAGTGATTTTAAAAAAATTAATGAAAAAGATTACCGAGTTGATGTAGATTTTGAAAAATGTGTATTTGATGGAGAAACTTATGAAAATGTAAAAGTTGGAGTCTTAATTCAAAATGTTGAAAAAACTGAAAAATATTTGAAAAAATACAAATATATGCATTTAAAAGCAGGTAAAAACCTAGTTTATAATTCAAATGATAACAGCTATTATTACAATGGTTCTTGGGCATTTAATAATGATAAAGCTTATCCAACAGTATTTGATGGTAAATAA
- a CDS encoding YbgA family protein: MNKKKECEELWAKNKYYVLSKSHKVYLEIRNYLKEKEIDIVFINERIQKVRDMKESKKDFSNAILHLWGYFKKKATKIEKQGLFNILEEYMGGRNNQKSVIKYINTLLKKYPNKYLQESTLLTGEKDETMA, from the coding sequence ATGAATAAAAAAAAAGAATGCGAAGAGCTATGGGCAAAAAATAAATATTATGTGTTAAGCAAATCGCATAAAGTGTACTTGGAAATAAGAAATTATTTGAAAGAAAAAGAAATTGATATTGTATTTATTAATGAAAGAATACAAAAAGTAAGGGATATGAAAGAAAGTAAAAAAGATTTTAGTAATGCAATTCTTCATTTATGGGGATATTTCAAAAAAAAGGCAACGAAGATCGAAAAACAAGGATTATTTAACATACTGGAAGAGTATATGGGAGGGAGAAATAATCAGAAATCGGTAATTAAATATATCAATACTTTACTAAAGAAATATCCAAATAAATATTTACAAGAATCTACTTTATTAACAGGAGAAAAAGATGAGACTATGGCATGA
- a CDS encoding TIGR02328 family protein, which produces MRLWHEQIIHLLPKNQLLGQHRECCALRGNGWKKKHKTVDYVFLYSPYYLFIYHSLVMDEMEKRGYKVSKEWRDKNYRGKKAENYNNLEEKIIDSPIYKEHDNEYLVECIENLQKKGIELEL; this is translated from the coding sequence ATGAGACTATGGCATGAACAAATTATTCATCTATTGCCTAAAAATCAGCTTCTTGGTCAACATAGAGAATGTTGTGCACTTAGGGGAAATGGATGGAAAAAGAAACATAAAACAGTAGACTATGTATTTTTATATTCTCCATATTATTTATTTATTTATCATTCATTGGTTATGGATGAAATGGAAAAAAGAGGGTATAAAGTTTCTAAAGAATGGAGAGATAAGAATTATAGAGGAAAGAAAGCAGAAAATTATAATAATCTTGAAGAAAAAATTATAGATAGCCCAATTTACAAAGAACACGATAATGAATATTTAGTTGAGTGTATCGAAAATTTGCAAAAAAAAGGGATTGAATTAGAACTATAA
- a CDS encoding peptidylprolyl isomerase codes for MIKRVSLLMLSILMMMTVAVQSYSKEYKMKVKIITAKGDVNINLLPDKSPVTVANFVNLAKKGYYDGLKFHRVIDNFMAQGGDPTGTGMGGPGYRFEDEVNNGLNFSKAGKLAMANAGPGTNGSQFFITTVPTEWLNGNHTIFGEVVSDADLAVVKKLSNGDVMTKVVVEGDVDAFLKTQKNRIDSWNKTLKQNFPNKF; via the coding sequence ATGATTAAAAGAGTATCATTACTGATGTTATCAATTTTAATGATGATGACTGTTGCTGTGCAATCATACAGTAAAGAGTATAAAATGAAAGTAAAGATTATTACTGCAAAAGGTGATGTTAATATTAATTTGTTACCTGATAAATCGCCTGTAACTGTTGCTAATTTTGTAAACTTAGCAAAAAAAGGATATTATGATGGATTAAAATTCCATAGGGTTATTGACAACTTTATGGCACAAGGAGGAGATCCGACTGGAACAGGAATGGGAGGACCAGGATACCGATTTGAAGACGAAGTTAATAATGGACTGAATTTTTCTAAAGCTGGTAAACTAGCTATGGCAAATGCTGGACCAGGAACAAATGGAAGTCAGTTTTTCATTACAACTGTACCAACAGAATGGTTAAATGGTAATCATACAATTTTTGGAGAAGTTGTGTCGGATGCTGATTTAGCTGTTGTAAAAAAATTATCTAATGGAGATGTAATGACAAAAGTTGTAGTTGAAGGAGATGTTGATGCTTTCCTAAAAACTCAAAAAAATAGAATTGACAGCTGGAATAAAACTTT